The following proteins come from a genomic window of Anaerobutyricum hallii:
- a CDS encoding heavy metal translocating P-type ATPase has protein sequence MEQYSITGMTCAACQARVEKVVSNVPGVTDVSVSLLTNSMGVEGTATSADIVAAVEKAGYHASVKGAQMESSQGAEALADTETPKLLKRLIISLIFLMPLMYLSMGHMMWNWPLPGFLNNNHVGMGLAQLLFTVIIMVINQRFFISGFTSLIHRAPNMDTLVAMGATAAFGYSTYALFAMTVAQTAGNDKLVMSYMHEFYFESAAMILTLITLGKTLEAYSKGKTTDALKSLMNLAPKMATVVRNEQEMLISADQVKKGDIFLVKPGESIPVDGIVLEGNSAIDEATLTGESIPVDKAVGDTVSAATINQSGFIKCEATRVGEDTTLSQIIKMVSDAAATKAPIAKIADKVSGIFVPAVITIAIITIIGWLLAGESVGFALARGISVLVISCPCALGLATPVAIMVGNGVGAKHGILFKTAVSLEEAGKVDIVALDKTGTITNGQPKVTDILPVDGISEQELLETAFSLEKKSEHPLAKAIVEYGEEKNFTVSVVDNFKAVPGNGLTGTLNEETLIGGNLLFIEKSLSISRKLKHSAEQLASAGKTPLFFAKENRLLGMIAVADVIKEDSPQAIKELKAMGIHVVMLTGDNERTAKAIGEQAGVDNVIAGVLPDGKESVIQALGKKGKVAMVGDGINDAPALTRADVGIAIGAGTDVAMDAADVVLMKSKLADVPAAIRLSRGVLRNIHENLFWAFFYNTIGIPLAAGLLIPVLGWKLNPMFGAAAMSLSSFCVVTNALRLNLLNIRSTKKDKKKKNTIDVSLININNNEKKEVNEMTKTMNIKGMMCGHCEAAVKKALEALPEVASAEVSHKKGTAVVTLEKEIADDVLKKTIEDKDYEVVEIK, from the coding sequence ATGGAACAGTATAGTATAACAGGAATGACCTGTGCAGCATGTCAGGCTCGTGTAGAAAAAGTAGTTTCTAACGTACCTGGTGTTACAGATGTTTCTGTAAGTTTATTAACAAATTCTATGGGAGTAGAAGGAACGGCTACTTCAGCAGATATTGTGGCAGCCGTAGAAAAAGCAGGTTATCATGCTTCTGTAAAAGGGGCGCAGATGGAGAGTAGTCAGGGAGCGGAAGCTTTAGCAGATACGGAGACACCAAAGTTATTAAAGAGACTGATTATTTCTCTTATCTTTTTGATGCCGCTTATGTACCTTTCTATGGGACACATGATGTGGAACTGGCCGTTACCGGGCTTCTTAAATAATAATCATGTCGGTATGGGGCTTGCACAGCTTTTATTTACTGTAATCATTATGGTAATTAATCAGCGTTTCTTTATTAGCGGATTTACAAGTCTAATTCACAGGGCACCCAATATGGATACTTTAGTTGCGATGGGGGCAACAGCAGCATTTGGTTATAGTACGTATGCTCTGTTTGCGATGACCGTAGCGCAAACTGCCGGAAATGATAAGCTTGTTATGAGCTATATGCATGAGTTTTATTTTGAATCTGCGGCAATGATTCTTACTTTGATTACTCTTGGTAAAACATTAGAGGCATATTCAAAAGGAAAAACAACAGATGCATTAAAGAGCCTTATGAATCTTGCTCCAAAGATGGCTACCGTTGTCCGCAATGAACAGGAAATGCTGATTTCTGCTGATCAGGTGAAAAAGGGAGACATTTTTCTTGTAAAACCAGGGGAAAGTATACCGGTAGATGGTATTGTCCTTGAGGGAAATAGTGCGATTGATGAGGCAACTCTTACTGGAGAGAGTATTCCAGTAGATAAGGCTGTAGGAGATACTGTTTCCGCCGCAACGATTAATCAATCCGGCTTTATTAAATGTGAGGCTACAAGAGTAGGAGAGGATACCACTCTTTCTCAGATTATCAAGATGGTAAGTGATGCGGCGGCAACAAAGGCTCCTATTGCAAAGATTGCTGATAAGGTGTCTGGTATTTTTGTACCTGCTGTTATCACAATTGCGATTATCACGATTATCGGCTGGCTTCTTGCCGGAGAGAGTGTTGGTTTTGCCCTTGCAAGAGGTATCTCTGTTCTTGTGATCAGCTGCCCTTGTGCATTAGGTCTTGCAACACCGGTTGCGATCATGGTTGGAAACGGCGTTGGTGCCAAACATGGTATTTTATTTAAGACGGCTGTATCCTTAGAGGAAGCTGGCAAGGTTGATATTGTTGCCTTAGATAAGACTGGAACGATCACAAATGGTCAGCCGAAAGTAACAGATATTCTTCCGGTTGACGGAATCAGTGAACAGGAACTTTTAGAAACAGCATTTTCACTGGAAAAGAAGAGTGAGCATCCGTTAGCAAAGGCAATCGTAGAATATGGTGAAGAGAAAAACTTTACGGTTTCTGTTGTAGATAATTTCAAAGCTGTTCCAGGAAATGGGCTTACAGGAACATTGAATGAAGAAACCCTTATTGGTGGTAATTTGCTTTTTATAGAAAAGAGTTTATCTATCTCCAGGAAATTAAAACATAGCGCAGAACAATTAGCGTCTGCTGGAAAAACTCCTCTTTTCTTTGCAAAAGAGAATCGTCTTCTCGGAATGATTGCCGTAGCTGACGTAATTAAGGAAGACAGCCCACAGGCAATTAAAGAGTTAAAGGCGATGGGGATTCATGTTGTTATGCTGACAGGAGATAATGAACGTACTGCAAAGGCAATCGGAGAACAGGCAGGTGTTGACAATGTAATCGCAGGCGTTCTTCCAGACGGAAAGGAAAGTGTTATTCAAGCATTAGGTAAAAAAGGTAAAGTTGCTATGGTTGGTGATGGAATTAATGATGCTCCAGCTTTAACTCGCGCCGATGTAGGAATCGCAATCGGAGCAGGTACTGATGTAGCGATGGATGCCGCCGATGTTGTATTGATGAAGAGTAAACTCGCGGATGTTCCGGCTGCAATCCGCTTAAGCCGAGGCGTATTAAGAAATATCCATGAAAACTTATTCTGGGCATTTTTCTATAACACAATTGGAATTCCTCTGGCAGCCGGTCTGTTGATTCCCGTATTAGGATGGAAATTAAATCCAATGTTTGGAGCGGCAGCAATGAGTTTATCCAGTTTCTGTGTTGTTACAAACGCACTACGTTTAAACCTGTTAAATATTCGAAGCACAAAAAAAGATAAAAAGAAGAAAAACACGATAGATGTTAGTTTAATTAACATAAATAATAATGAAAAGAAAGAGGTAAATGAAATGACAAAGACAATGAATATCAAAGGAATGATGTGCGGACACTGTGAAGCAGCAGTAAAGAAAGCATTAGAAGCACTTCCAGAGGTAGCTTCAGCAGAAGTAAGCCATAAGAAGGGAACGGCTGTAGTTACTTTAGAAAAAGAGATTGCAGATGATGTCTTAAAGAAAACAATTGAGGATAAAGATTACGAAGTTGTTGAAATTAAGTAA